One segment of Syngnathus scovelli strain Florida chromosome 6, RoL_Ssco_1.2, whole genome shotgun sequence DNA contains the following:
- the islr2 gene encoding immunoglobulin superfamily containing leucine-rich repeat protein 2, translating into MAARHAALVALWLTLLAKVHCCPEQCSCLDKQTHQVADCASKDLLAVPVGLPSSVTTLGLTANKIKSLKSKSFVEITQVTSLWLAHNQIVSIETNTLAPLIQLRNLDISYNKIVNFPWEDLQNLTALQLLKMNNNEMVNLPRDAFSKLNDLRSLRINNNKFTTIVQGTFSALSSMSHLQISNNPFSCSCSLEWLRDWIATTQISIPEASSILCESPDHLKGVLVTKIPKLDCQVPVVTITFQPDIGSAELLEGSTVVLNCDSKGSPKPLVSWEVIAGNQNFLFPLPSTGEVNDLPINDKTTNNRFLVFQNGTLVVPRLTKKEDGNYTCMAVNDLGKAESTVQLSPAVSKKHAAVDSTVDKIRPSYNKPTLPKNSKNNVINWSKGEDRTKIKPDGPSDKQDDALEEGVSKDPVFASKCGVRDGSEYVSNHAFNMTLDDLKQYTFDFGVIALEVSETEAKVKLNPLQLARSKSNLHLSQSDKTETVVREPAGLYQSTLGKPGPDMLYICVDTGNGHSVIKWSNIEEGVNSYHFTGLHPGTNYTLCLTYGGQDCQVQVVFTTRKKIPSLLIIVVVSIFLLGLATVPLLGATCCHLLYKYQGKTYKLIMKAHNPDQMEKQMTGDFDRRTSFVESEKTFDPSEMGEGEEEAPEGEGEAEGSVATESIPGSSSKTNQEEFEVGSEYSDRLPLGAEAVNISEEINGNYKQPSR; encoded by the coding sequence ATGGCGGCGAGACACGCGGCACTCGTGGCTTTGTGGCTGACGCTGCTGGCAAAAGTGCACTGCTGCCCGGAGCAGTGCAGCTGCCTGGACAAACAAACCCACCAAGTTGCCGACTGCGCTTCCAAAGACCTGCTTGCCGTGCCCGTGGGTCTGCCTTCCAGCGTCACCACGTTGGGCCTCACGGCCAACAAGATCAAATCTCTGAAAAGCAAGAGCTTCGTGGAAATCACCCAGGTCACCTCTCTCTGGCTGGCCCACAACCAGATCGTTTCCATCGAGACCAACACGCTGGCCCCCTTGATCCAACTGCGCAACCTGGACATCAGCTACAACAAAATAGTCAACTTCCCATGGGAggacttgcagaatctcaccgccTTGCAGCTCCTCAAAATGAACAACAACGAGATGGTGAACCTCCCCAGGGATGCCTTCTCCAAGCTCAACGATCTGCGCTCTCTGCGCATCAATAACAACAAGTTCACCACCATCGTTCAGGGCACCTTCAGCGCTCTGTCCTCAATGTCCCACCTGCAGATCTCCAACAATCCCTTCTCTTGCTCCTGCAGCCTGGAGTGGCTGAGGGACTGGATCGCCACGACTCAGATCTCCATCCCCGAGGCCAGTTCGATTCTGTGCGAGTCCCCGGATCACTTGAAGGGTGTCCTGGTTACAAAAATCCCCAAACTTGACTGTCAGGTTCCCGTGGTCACCATAACTTTCCAGCCCGATATTGGTAGCGCGGAGCTGCTTGAAGGCTCCACGGTGGTCTTGAACTGTGACAGTAAGGGAAGTCCAAAACCGCTGGTTAGCTGGGAGGTGATTGCAGGGAATCAGAACTTCTTGTTCCCTTTGCCCTCCACAGGCGAAGTCAACGACCTGCCGATCAACGACAAGACCACCAACAATCGTTTCCTGGTTTTTCAAAACGGCACTCTGGTCGTCCCTCGCCTGACTAAAAAGGAAGACGGGAATTACACCTGCATGGCGGTGAACGATCTGGGCAAGGCCGAGAGCACGGTGCAACTGTCTCCGGCGGTGAGCAAAAAACACGCAGCGGTGGATTCCACGGTGGACAAAATCCGCCCATCCTACAACAAGCCCACCCTGCCCAAGAACTCCAAGAACAACGTGATCAACTGGTCCAAGGGCGAGGATAGGACCAAGATCAAGCCCGACGGTCCTTCAGACAAACAAGATGACGCCCTCGAGGAGGGGGTTTCCAAAGACCCCGTCTTCGCCAGCAAGTGTGGCGTGCGAGACGGCAGCGAATACGTCTCCAACCACGCCTTCAACATGACCCTGGACGACCTCAAGCAGTACACCTTTGATTTCGGCGTCATCGCCCTGGAGGTGTCCGAGACGGAGGCGAAGGTCAAGCTGAACCCGCTGCAGCTCGCCCGAAGCAAATCCAACCTTCACCTGAGTCAAAGCGACAAGACCGAGACGGTGGTGAGGGAACCCGCCGGTCTTTACCAGTCCACTTTGGGGAAACCCGGCCCGGACATGCTCTACATCTGCGTGGACACCGGAAATGGACACTCCGTCATCAAGTGGTCCAACATTGAAGAGGGGGTCAATTCATATCACTTCACCGGATTACACCCGGGCACCAACTACACTCTTTGTCTCACCTATGGAGGACAAGACTGTCAAGTCCAAGTGGTCTTCACAACCAGAAAGAAGATCCCCTCCCTCCTCATTATTGTGGTGGTGAGCATCTTCCTCCTGGGCCTGGCCACGGTGCCTCTGCTGGGGGCCACCTGCTGCCACCTTCTCTACAAATACCAAGGGAAGACCTACAAGCTCATTATGAAGGCGCACAATCCCGACCAGATGGAGAAGCAAATGACAGGGGACTTCGATCGCAGGACGTCCTTCGTGGAATCCGAGAAGACCTTCGACCCTAGCGAGATGGgcgagggggaggaggaagccCCCGAGGGAGAGGGTGAAGCCGAGGGCAGCGTGGCGACGGAATCCATCCCCGGGTCTTCATCCAAGACCAACCAGGAGGAGTTCGAGGTTGGCTCGGAGTATAGTGACAGACTACCGCTGGGTGCGGAGGCGGTCAACATCTCCGAGGAGATCAACGGAAACTACAAGCAGCCAAGCCGCTGA
- the stra6 gene encoding receptor for retinol uptake stra6, with amino-acid sequence MDKDALLDYEYPDYDPVSKKINVEIIPPCDPTADDRLYHICISAVSLVVMMILAVLARRSKTGPQQKGLPGLLSPVNFLDHTQHKGLAVAVFGVLLCKLCGMVISPNPLPFTTEAENKQNWMILGVFFYPALYYPLLACGTLHNKVGYVLGSLLSWTHFSVLVWQKIDCPKTPQIHKHYSLFSSLPQIACLAFLSFQYPLLLFKGLKGTEKNNVTEDLNSSYYSDYVKKLLKKKKQVKISTESPKLPQRITDAVMSYIYTPEEAFRFPLKLAISGVVSFITLYQVGLLLIMAVVPSLQIARMGVDEDIANVLAGFRIVLSPDKHEVVQIVVYYMWCVEVCYISAMTLSTLVNLAMFMRSMVLHRANLKGLYRGDIYNVYNCQRSIRASRPALVCWMGYTSFTAAHVCIGMIVQTMVFFLCLLITVFLILMPILHGQNLLLFQILWSMWPFWLMILLAVLIQHITSRFCFIKRVAGTRDLDNRGNLFLLTYLLFPVNVLIGVLLAVWRMIITALFNIVHMGRMDISLLNRNVEAFDPAYRCYAHYLKIEVSQSHPVMKAFCGMLLQSADQKNNVVQRSRDAEEGIQLVQQEKKHPKVSSAKRARGHWQLLFTLVNNPSVVGTRKHFQQRAPTDSFVNGSLKGSVKKEAEAAACN; translated from the exons ATGGATAAGGATGCTCTGCTGGACTACGAGTACCCAGACTATGACCCCGTGTCCAAGAAGATTAACGTTGA aatAATACCTCCATGTGACCCCACTGCAGATGACAGGCTATACCacatctgcatcagcgcagtaTCA CTGGTCGTCATGATGATCCTCGCGGTCCTAGCCAGACGCTCTAAAACGGGCCCCCAACAGAAAGGACTCCCGGGTTTACTCAG TCCGGTGAACTTCCTGGACCATACCCAGCACAAGGGCCTAGCAGTGGCTGTTTTTGGAGTGCTCTTATGCAAACTCTGCGGCATGGTCATCTCACCAAACCCTCTGCCCTTCACGACGGAGGCTGAGAACAAAC AGAACTGGATGATTCTGGGAGTGTTCTTTTACCCCGCACTTTACTACCCTCTCCTGGCATGTGGCACCCTGCATAATAAAGTCGGCTACGTACTAGGAAGCCTTTTGTCATGGACGCACTTCAGTGTCTTGGTTTGGCAAAAAATTGACTGCCCGAAAACACCGCAG ATCCATAAACACTACTCGCTGTTCTCCAGCCTGCCCCAAATAGCTTGCTTGGCATTTCTTAGTTTCCAGTATCCTCTCCTCCTTTTCAAGGGCTTGAAAGGCACCGAAAAGAATAATGTTACCGAG GATTTAAACAGCAGCTACTACAGCGACTATGTGAAGAAACTActcaagaagaagaagcaagTGAAAATCAG CACCGAGAGCCCCAAGCTGCCTCAAAGAATAACAGATGCGGTGATGTCTTACATTTATACACCAGAGGAAG CTTTTAGGTTCCCTCTAAAATTGGCCATATCTGGAGTGGTGTCATTTATCACACTTTATCAG GTGGGCTTGCTACTAATCATGGCTGTGGTGCCTTCACTCCAAATCGCCCGCATGGGAGTGGATGAAGACATCGCCAATGTTTTAGCCGGTTTTAGGATCGTGCTTTCTCCAGATAAACACGAAGTGGTCCAAATCGTGGTCTACTACATGTGGTGTGTCGAGG TGTGCTACATCTCAGCGATGACCCTGTCAACCCTCGTCAACTTGGCAATGTTCATGAGGTCCATGGTCCTCCATCG GGCCAACCTAAAGGGGCTGTACAGGGGAGATATCTATAATGTTTATAACTGCCAGAGAAGTATTCGGGCTTCCCGGCCAGCTCTGGTCTGCTGGATGGGATACACCAGCTTCACGGCGGCTCACGTCTGCATCG GCATGATTGTGCAAACCATGGTGTTCTTCCTCTGTCTTCTCATCACTGTCTTCCTCATTCTCATGCCCATCCTACACGGACAGAACTTGCTCCTCTTTCAGATCCTGTGGAGCATGTG GCCTTTCTGGCTGATGATTCTCCTGGCAGTGTTGATTCAGCATATCACTTCCAGGTTTTGTTTTATCAAAAGGGTGGCTGGCACACGAGACCTTGACAACAG GGGCAACCTTTTCCTGCTGACCTACCTGCTGTTTCCAGTCAATGTTCTCATCGGGGTGCTGCTAGCAGTCTGGCGCATGATCATCACAGCTTTGTTTAACATTGTTCACATGGGACGCATGGACATCAGTCTTCTGAACAGAAATGTGGAAGCATTTGATCCAG CCTACCGCTGTTACGCTCATTATCTGAAGATCGAGGTGAGCCAGTCCCACCCTGTGATGAAGGCTTTCTGCGGGATGCTGTTGCAGTCTGCAGACCAGAAGAACAATGTCGTGCAGAGGTCACGGGATGCTGAAGAGG GTATCCAGCTGGTCCAGCAAGAGAAAAAGCACCCGAAGGTGTCCAGTGCCAAGCGAGCTCGGGGCCACTGGCAGCTCCTCTTCACGCTGGTCAACAACCCGTCAGTGGTGGGCACCCGCAAGCACTTCCAGCAGCGCGCGCCCACCGACAGCTTTGTCAACGGGAGCTTGAAGGGCAGCgtcaagaaggaggccgaggcggCCGCCTGCAACTGA